Proteins found in one Methylobacterium sp. CB376 genomic segment:
- a CDS encoding DUF2460 domain-containing protein, producing MASPFHEVRFPLALFYGSRGGPERRTEIVTLGSGDEERNSLWRHSRRAYNAGPALRRAEDIALLIAFFEERRGPLYGFRWRDTFDHASGPFGRAPAATDQPLGTGDGAATVFPLAKTYGAAFAPYTRPIVKPVAGSVRVAVAGAELPASGFAVDATTGRVTLAQAPPAGAAVTAGFLFDVPVRFATDRLEIDHQAVLAGVVADIPILELRR from the coding sequence ATGGCCTCGCCCTTCCACGAGGTGCGCTTTCCGCTCGCCCTCTTCTACGGGTCCCGCGGCGGGCCGGAGCGGCGCACCGAGATCGTCACGCTCGGCTCCGGCGACGAGGAGAGGAACAGCCTCTGGCGCCACTCTCGGCGCGCCTACAATGCCGGGCCGGCGCTCCGCCGCGCCGAGGACATCGCGCTCCTGATCGCCTTCTTCGAGGAGCGCCGCGGGCCCCTCTACGGCTTCCGCTGGCGCGACACCTTCGACCACGCCTCCGGCCCCTTCGGCCGCGCGCCCGCCGCCACCGACCAGCCCCTCGGCACGGGCGACGGCGCCGCGACCGTGTTCCCGCTCGCCAAGACCTACGGGGCGGCCTTCGCCCCCTACACGCGCCCGATCGTCAAGCCGGTGGCCGGCTCGGTCCGGGTGGCGGTGGCGGGCGCCGAGTTGCCGGCCTCCGGCTTCGCCGTCGACGCCACCACCGGCCGCGTCACCCTCGCGCAGGCCCCGCCCGCGGGCGCCGCGGTGACGGCGGGGTTCCTGTTCGACGTGCCGGTGCGCTTCGCCACCGACCGCCTGGAGATCGACCACCAGGCGGTGCTGGCCGGCGTGGTCGCCGACATCCCGATCCTGGAGCTGCGCCGGTGA
- a CDS encoding NlpC/P60 family protein, whose protein sequence is MNADPHLTRARVVATARAWRGTPYHHQAALKGLGCDCLGLVRGVYAELYGRSPEEPPPYAPGWAESAALGPDGPAEPLRDAARRHLAEIPPPEALAGDVLLFRWRDGLPAKHCAILTAPLAGPAPRMLHAYDGHAVLECSLPRAWSRRIAHAFRFPGLRA, encoded by the coding sequence ATGAACGCGGATCCTCATCTCACCCGCGCCCGCGTGGTCGCGACCGCCCGGGCGTGGCGCGGCACGCCCTACCACCACCAGGCGGCGCTGAAGGGGCTCGGCTGCGACTGCCTCGGCCTGGTGCGGGGCGTCTACGCCGAACTCTACGGGCGCAGCCCCGAGGAGCCGCCCCCCTACGCCCCGGGCTGGGCCGAGAGCGCCGCGCTCGGACCGGACGGCCCGGCCGAGCCCCTGCGCGACGCCGCCCGCCGCCACCTCGCCGAGATCCCGCCCCCCGAGGCGCTGGCCGGCGACGTCCTGCTCTTCCGCTGGCGCGACGGCCTGCCCGCCAAGCACTGCGCCATCCTCACCGCCCCCCTCGCCGGGCCGGCGCCCCGGATGCTCCACGCCTATGACGGCCACGCCGTCCTCGAATGCAGCCTCCCCCGCGCCTGGTCGCGGCGCATCGCCCACGCCTTCCGCTTCCCGGGC
- a CDS encoding gene transfer agent family protein has protein sequence MSRDGHVDLALGGAVRRFRLAIGDLEALQEATGLGPADLLHRLRTGRPYRFRDVAETLRVALVGGGLGVGEAHALAAGLDGLPCLTVIAAATLALAAGLDGAEDEEVGRWTRPSPARPDGRMAFAPFYEAAAALGLAVADLRAMSLWQFAAYLDGFNRAHGPDGPEPMSAAEEDRLWAWIRAETAGAPHADRA, from the coding sequence ATGAGCCGCGACGGCCATGTCGACCTCGCCCTCGGCGGCGCGGTCCGGCGCTTCCGCCTCGCGATCGGCGACCTGGAAGCCCTCCAGGAGGCGACCGGCCTCGGCCCCGCCGACCTCCTGCACCGGCTCCGGACCGGGCGGCCCTACCGCTTCCGGGACGTGGCCGAGACCCTGCGCGTCGCCCTGGTCGGCGGCGGCCTCGGCGTCGGCGAGGCCCACGCCCTCGCGGCGGGCCTCGACGGCCTGCCCTGCCTCACCGTCATCGCGGCGGCGACGCTCGCCCTCGCGGCGGGCCTCGACGGCGCCGAGGACGAGGAGGTCGGGCGCTGGACCCGGCCCTCGCCGGCCCGCCCGGACGGGCGCATGGCCTTCGCGCCCTTCTACGAGGCCGCCGCCGCCCTCGGCCTCGCCGTCGCCGACCTGCGGGCGATGAGCCTCTGGCAATTCGCCGCCTACCTGGACGGCTTCAACCGGGCCCACGGCCCCGACGGGCCCGAGCCGATGAGCGCCGCCGAAGAGGACCGGCTCTGGGCCTGGATCCGGGCCGAGACCGCGGGAGCCCCGCATGCCGACCGAGCTTGA
- a CDS encoding inorganic phosphate transporter, whose translation MTDALALPALTGLIALALLFDFLNGLHDAANSIATIVSTRVLRPHYAVVWAAFFNFIAFLFFGLHVAQTLGTGIVEASLVDARVIFGALVGAIAWNVLTWVLGIPSSSSHALVGGLVGAGIAKAGWQAVVWGGLGKTAAAIVLSPLLGFLLALLLVLIVSWGFVRSTPFAVDRTFRHLQFVSASLYSLGHGGNDAQKTMGIIAVLLYSQGHLGSAFFVPLWVVLSCQAAMAAGTLLGGWRIVRTMGSRITRLTPMQGFCAETGGALTLFGATWLGIPVSTTHTITGAIIGVGAARRTSAVRWGVASNIVVAWVLTLPAAALIGAGAYGLTALIS comes from the coding sequence ATGACCGACGCCCTCGCGCTGCCGGCGCTCACCGGCCTCATCGCCCTCGCGCTCCTGTTCGACTTCCTCAACGGCCTGCACGACGCGGCCAACTCGATCGCCACCATCGTCTCGACCCGGGTGCTGCGGCCGCATTACGCCGTGGTCTGGGCGGCCTTCTTCAACTTCATCGCCTTCCTGTTCTTCGGCCTGCACGTCGCCCAGACGCTCGGCACCGGCATCGTGGAGGCGAGCCTGGTCGATGCCCGCGTGATCTTCGGCGCGCTCGTGGGGGCCATCGCCTGGAACGTGCTGACCTGGGTGCTCGGCATCCCGTCGAGCAGCTCGCACGCGCTCGTCGGAGGGCTCGTCGGGGCGGGGATCGCCAAGGCGGGCTGGCAGGCGGTGGTCTGGGGCGGGCTCGGCAAGACCGCGGCGGCCATCGTGCTCTCGCCCCTGCTCGGGTTCCTGCTCGCGCTCCTGCTGGTGCTGATCGTCTCGTGGGGGTTCGTGCGCTCGACGCCCTTCGCGGTCGACCGCACCTTCCGCCACCTGCAATTCGTCTCGGCCTCGCTCTACTCGCTCGGCCACGGCGGCAACGACGCGCAGAAGACGATGGGGATCATCGCGGTGCTGCTCTACAGCCAGGGGCACCTCGGGAGCGCGTTCTTCGTGCCGCTCTGGGTGGTTTTGTCCTGCCAGGCGGCGATGGCGGCCGGCACGCTGCTGGGCGGCTGGCGGATCGTGCGCACGATGGGCTCGCGCATCACGCGGCTCACGCCGATGCAGGGCTTCTGCGCCGAGACGGGCGGGGCGCTGACGCTGTTCGGGGCGACCTGGCTCGGGATCCCGGTCTCGACCACGCACACCATCACCGGGGCGATCATCGGGGTGGGGGCGGCCCGCCGCACCTCCGCGGTGCGCTGGGGGGTGGCGAGCAACATCGTGGTGGCCTGGGTGCTCACCCTGCCCGCGGCGGCGCTGATCGGCGCGGGCGCCTACGGTCTCACGGCGCTGATCTCCTGA
- a CDS encoding DUF3168 domain-containing protein, whose product MASLDLGEPLGQAVMARLAADPALCALVQGRVRDYVRAGEDWPFLRLDPVETRPYEAEGWVGCTCRITLHAFARGERGTSAIQRLAAAAAAALDEADLRLSRGRLLWIAHERSLYVPEPQGPASWHAVLRFSAVAAA is encoded by the coding sequence ATGGCGAGCCTCGACCTCGGCGAACCCCTCGGCCAGGCCGTGATGGCGCGGCTCGCCGCCGATCCGGCCCTCTGCGCCCTCGTGCAGGGCCGCGTGCGCGACTACGTGCGGGCGGGCGAGGACTGGCCCTTCCTGCGCCTCGACCCCGTCGAGACCCGCCCCTACGAGGCCGAGGGCTGGGTCGGCTGCACCTGCCGCATCACGCTGCACGCCTTCGCCCGCGGCGAGCGCGGCACAAGCGCCATCCAGCGCCTCGCCGCCGCGGCCGCGGCCGCCCTCGACGAGGCCGATCTGCGCCTGTCCCGCGGCCGGCTCCTCTGGATCGCCCACGAGCGCAGCCTGTACGTGCCCGAGCCCCAGGGGCCCGCCTCCTGGCACGCGGTGCTGCGCTTCTCCGCCGTCGCCGCCGCCTGA
- a CDS encoding DUF4054 domain-containing protein produces the protein MEAPAPAEFKARFPAFAGLPDEAVAPALAEARARVDAALPQAGLARMLYAAHLLTLDGHGGAEGAWIRAGRPRLLRSGTLTVERRGAGEAGPDPAGTLAETSYGRRFRDLLRLTSPGIAVV, from the coding sequence ATGGAGGCGCCCGCACCGGCGGAGTTCAAGGCCCGCTTCCCCGCCTTCGCGGGGCTGCCCGACGAGGCGGTCGCCCCGGCGCTGGCGGAGGCCCGCGCCCGGGTCGATGCCGCCCTCCCGCAGGCCGGCCTCGCCCGGATGCTCTACGCCGCGCACCTCCTCACCCTCGACGGGCATGGCGGCGCCGAGGGGGCCTGGATCCGGGCGGGGCGCCCCCGGCTCCTGCGCAGCGGCACCCTGACGGTCGAGCGCCGCGGCGCCGGCGAGGCCGGACCCGACCCGGCCGGCACCCTCGCGGAGACCTCCTACGGGCGCCGGTTCCGCGACCTCCTGCGCCTGACCAGCCCCGGCATCGCGGTGGTGTGA
- a CDS encoding methyl-accepting chemotaxis protein — MIAKREADEAGAVENAARTRRAQVLDALTRQVEAQVSALTRGLSASSAEMAVIARSMNGTADATTAHAVSVASAAEQAAANVQTVAAASEAMAASIQEIAGQVARSSAIAERACEDAERTDAMLRQLSASAERIGDVVALIASIAGQTNLLALNATIEAARAGEAGRGFAVVASEVKALAGQTAAATETLAGPPSSARSGTGNRPRQGAGQEISAVRP; from the coding sequence ATGATCGCCAAGCGCGAGGCGGACGAGGCCGGCGCCGTCGAGAACGCCGCCAGGACGCGCCGCGCGCAGGTGCTCGACGCGCTCACCCGGCAGGTCGAGGCGCAGGTCTCCGCCCTGACGCGGGGCCTCTCCGCCTCCTCGGCCGAGATGGCGGTGATTGCCCGCTCGATGAACGGGACCGCGGACGCGACGACGGCGCACGCGGTCTCGGTCGCCTCCGCGGCGGAGCAGGCCGCCGCCAACGTGCAGACCGTGGCCGCGGCGAGCGAGGCGATGGCGGCCTCGATCCAGGAGATCGCCGGCCAGGTCGCCCGCTCCTCCGCCATCGCCGAGCGCGCCTGCGAGGACGCGGAGCGGACCGACGCGATGCTCCGTCAGCTGTCGGCCTCGGCGGAGCGGATCGGCGACGTGGTCGCGCTGATCGCCAGCATCGCCGGGCAGACGAACCTGCTGGCGCTCAACGCCACGATCGAGGCGGCCCGGGCCGGCGAGGCGGGGCGCGGCTTCGCGGTCGTCGCCAGCGAGGTGAAGGCGCTCGCGGGCCAGACCGCCGCGGCGACGGAGACCCTCGCCGGGCCGCCCTCCTCGGCCCGGTCCGGGACGGGGAACCGGCCGCGGCAGGGCGCCGGTCAGGAGATCAGCGCCGTGAGACCGTAG
- a CDS encoding DUF47 domain-containing protein: MLGWFRALMPKEDRFFDLFERHADTLVAAAEALQDLLKGGEDVPRYCRIIAEREHEADDISREVLQAVRRSFITPFDRGDIKDLIQSMDDAIDQMNRTAKAITLFDVRRFDPIMQELGGTVLEAARLTAQAVPLLKAIGPQAGRLAMLTELVVKVEGRSDALHEQGLKSLYRAHGRTDPMAYIVGSEILGHLEDVVDRFEDVANEISGIVIENV, encoded by the coding sequence ATGCTGGGCTGGTTTCGCGCGCTGATGCCGAAGGAGGACCGCTTCTTCGACCTGTTCGAGCGGCACGCCGACACCCTGGTCGCGGCGGCCGAGGCGCTGCAGGACCTGCTCAAGGGCGGGGAGGACGTGCCGCGCTACTGCCGGATCATCGCCGAGCGCGAGCACGAGGCGGACGACATCTCCCGCGAGGTGCTGCAGGCCGTGCGGCGCAGCTTCATCACCCCGTTCGACCGCGGCGACATCAAGGACCTGATCCAGTCGATGGACGATGCCATCGACCAGATGAACCGCACCGCCAAGGCCATCACCCTGTTCGATGTGCGCCGGTTCGATCCGATCATGCAGGAGCTGGGCGGTACGGTGCTGGAGGCCGCCCGGCTCACCGCCCAGGCCGTGCCGCTCCTGAAGGCGATCGGCCCGCAGGCGGGCCGCCTCGCCATGCTGACCGAGCTGGTGGTCAAGGTGGAGGGCCGCTCCGACGCGTTGCACGAGCAGGGCCTCAAGTCCCTCTACCGCGCGCACGGGCGGACCGATCCCATGGCCTACATCGTCGGCAGCGAGATCCTGGGTCACCTGGAGGACGTGGTCGACCGCTTCGAGGACGTCGCCAACGAGATCAGCGGCATCGTGATCGAGAACGTGTAG
- a CDS encoding DUF2163 domain-containing protein: MRSLPPALAASLASGVTTLCRCWILTRTDGMRLGFTDHDEDVVCDGVPCAAETGATGSALEQGAGLSPDTGEIMGALRSGRLAESELARGLYDGAAVAVWWVDWSAPANAVPVLCGHLGEVSRGACGFTAEVRGLADRLGQPTGRLYQRSCDALLGDARCGIDATGAAYRGTGTVAAVRSPRTLLAAGLDAFRTDWFTAGRLVWTRGANANAVVEVRAHQRGVAGAAALLDLWEPAPAAMAAGDAFTVTAGCDKSFGSCRTKFGNAVNFRGFPDLPGNDYAVSSRRDEAGNDGGRLR; encoded by the coding sequence GTGAGATCCCTGCCTCCCGCCCTCGCCGCGAGCCTCGCGAGCGGCGTCACCACGCTCTGCCGCTGCTGGATCCTGACCCGCACGGACGGGATGCGGCTCGGCTTCACCGACCACGACGAGGACGTGGTCTGCGACGGGGTTCCCTGCGCGGCCGAGACCGGCGCCACCGGCTCGGCCCTGGAGCAGGGCGCGGGCCTGAGCCCCGACACGGGCGAGATCATGGGGGCGCTCCGCTCCGGGCGGCTGGCGGAAAGCGAACTGGCGCGCGGCCTCTACGACGGGGCGGCGGTGGCGGTGTGGTGGGTGGATTGGTCCGCCCCGGCGAACGCGGTGCCGGTGCTGTGCGGGCATCTCGGCGAGGTGTCCCGCGGTGCCTGCGGCTTCACCGCGGAGGTGCGGGGGCTCGCGGACCGCCTCGGCCAGCCGACCGGGCGGCTCTATCAGCGCTCCTGCGACGCGCTGCTCGGCGATGCGCGCTGCGGGATCGACGCGACGGGAGCCGCCTACCGCGGCACCGGCACGGTCGCGGCCGTGCGCTCGCCGCGGACGCTCCTGGCCGCGGGCCTCGACGCGTTCCGCACGGATTGGTTCACGGCCGGGCGGCTGGTCTGGACGCGGGGCGCCAATGCGAACGCGGTGGTCGAGGTGCGGGCGCATCAGCGCGGGGTCGCCGGCGCCGCCGCGCTCCTCGACCTGTGGGAGCCGGCCCCGGCCGCGATGGCGGCGGGCGACGCGTTCACGGTCACGGCCGGCTGCGACAAGTCCTTCGGCAGCTGCCGGACCAAGTTCGGCAACGCGGTCAATTTCCGCGGCTTCCCGGACCTGCCGGGCAACGACTACGCGGTGTCCTCCAGGCGGGACGAGGCCGGCAATGACGGCGGGCGCCTGCGGTAG
- a CDS encoding phage tail tube protein: protein MTEAATLPFSGVSVKLESPDRAGTFEAPVGLTERSVSFSKETNSVAIPDAVNEDAAPFVARDVVSKSVTISGKGVMARQSLGRWRAAFEADGPVRTRVDVAGDGTGGAGTGAGGAGHWEGLFHLTSFEVGAIRGERCTVTVALQSSGPVPFTAAP, encoded by the coding sequence ATGACCGAAGCCGCCACGCTGCCCTTCTCGGGCGTCTCCGTGAAGCTCGAGAGCCCCGACCGGGCCGGTACCTTCGAGGCGCCGGTCGGGCTCACCGAGCGCTCCGTCTCCTTCAGCAAGGAGACCAACAGCGTCGCCATCCCGGACGCAGTCAACGAGGACGCCGCCCCGTTCGTCGCCCGCGACGTGGTCTCGAAATCCGTGACCATCTCGGGCAAGGGCGTGATGGCCCGCCAGAGCCTCGGCCGCTGGCGCGCCGCCTTCGAGGCGGACGGCCCCGTGCGGACCCGCGTGGACGTCGCCGGGGACGGGACCGGAGGCGCCGGCACCGGCGCCGGAGGCGCCGGCCACTGGGAGGGGCTGTTCCACCTCACGAGCTTCGAGGTCGGGGCGATCCGCGGCGAGCGCTGCACCGTCACGGTCGCCCTGCAGTCGAGCGGCCCGGTGCCGTTCACGGCCGCGCCCTGA
- a CDS encoding DUF2184 domain-containing protein, giving the protein MTALVTDAPRALAFLVSQQAFIEPGVYRSLYPAIRYPRLIPVDTAAPEWVPTVTYFSSDRVGQAAWLHGAASDVPRAEVLRRQSETAVAMAGIGYGYDLEELGKAQLLGMNLGSEKAEAARLASEEFIDQVALFGDAGKGFSGLLNHPAVTTGLAAATGEGGATAFARKTPEQILADVNGQLVGLFTASATVEMADTLLLPYEQMLGLGLRRIDAVNPVTILDWIRRHNVYTLETGQDLTILGVRGLENAGAGGSARMVAYRRDPTVLKLWLPMPFRFFPAWQSGPWRFDVPGAFRLGGLDIRRPGAFRYLDGI; this is encoded by the coding sequence GTGACCGCCCTCGTCACCGACGCCCCCCGGGCCCTCGCCTTCCTGGTCAGCCAGCAGGCCTTCATCGAGCCCGGCGTCTATCGCAGCCTCTACCCGGCGATCCGCTATCCCCGGCTGATCCCAGTCGACACCGCGGCCCCCGAATGGGTGCCGACCGTGACCTACTTCTCGTCCGACCGGGTCGGGCAGGCCGCCTGGCTGCACGGGGCGGCGAGCGACGTGCCCCGGGCCGAGGTGCTGCGCCGCCAGAGCGAGACCGCGGTCGCCATGGCCGGGATCGGCTACGGCTACGACCTCGAGGAACTCGGCAAGGCCCAGCTGCTCGGCATGAATCTCGGCAGCGAGAAGGCCGAGGCCGCCCGCCTCGCCTCGGAGGAGTTCATCGACCAGGTCGCCCTGTTCGGCGACGCCGGCAAGGGCTTCTCCGGCCTCCTCAACCACCCCGCCGTCACCACCGGCCTCGCCGCCGCCACCGGGGAGGGCGGCGCCACCGCCTTCGCCCGCAAGACCCCCGAGCAGATCCTCGCCGACGTCAACGGGCAGCTCGTCGGCCTCTTCACCGCCTCCGCCACCGTGGAGATGGCCGACACCCTGCTCCTGCCCTACGAGCAGATGCTCGGCCTCGGCCTGCGCCGCATCGACGCCGTCAACCCGGTCACCATCCTCGACTGGATCCGCCGCCACAACGTCTACACCCTGGAGACTGGCCAGGACCTCACCATCCTGGGCGTGCGCGGCCTGGAGAATGCCGGGGCCGGGGGCTCGGCCCGGATGGTCGCCTATCGGCGCGACCCCACGGTGCTGAAGCTCTGGCTGCCGATGCCGTTCCGGTTCTTCCCGGCCTGGCAGAGCGGCCCCTGGCGCTTCGACGTGCCGGGCGCCTTCCGGCTCGGCGGCCTCGACATCCGCCGCCCCGGCGCCTTCCGCTACCTCGACGGGATCTGA